The stretch of DNA CCACGTACCAATTCAACAAAATCATTGGAAGTATCatataattattgttttagTGGAGCCTTCTTCTGTCTGTCTGATATCCGAGCAGGAGCGTCAGAATGCGACTTGAATCGACCCCTTCCTCCCTCGTCAGTTTCCTGAATGAAATATTCATATTCAATCTCTCGTCATTGCAAATATACAGTGTTCAGCAAGTAACAAGTAaagaacaataaatttgaacaaTAATCACAGATCGCAGAAAAtggtgatttgttcaaattctgctatgaTACAGCTGCTATTTAACAACATTGTGCACAAATCAGTCAGAACAACATGAAACAAGATTAAGGGTAGACTCCTGACCTTTTTCTTAACAATCTGAACAACGTCCTCATCATTAAGAACATGACTAAGGCCACAATGTTGCGGATAGTGCCTAGCACTTGTACCCCAGACCAGAACATACTTCACATCCTTCACCAAACTTCTATGTATGTGGTTGCAGAAGTCTTCTACACTGCAGCCACCTCTATCCTAAAACAATATGGCAGAGAAAGTGATGGATTATAAGATTAAGgtattgtttggataaatagctTAATTAAACACATagcataagcgcttatcatataagtgcctATGTATAAGCTAtatctataacaaaagataaaataaagtatatacTACTCTCATTTATGCTTTAAAcagttttcataagctatcttggagagcttatggaaaaaacaacttatggagatgttataagttgtttccataaactctaccgaacaatctcacaagtgcttatgtcagtagataagctcaaataagttgATTTAAATAGACcctaaaacaaaaactaaccaaaggttttcaaaatagttaaataGAATAAGGAGCACTTGTGTTCATAATAACAATAATCATAATGCAACATACAGCTGAAAGAACCACTGGATCACCAAAATCAGGCTGCTGGCCTTGTGGTTTTGTATAAACTCGAACCAAACCCATTTCATCCCACATCCTTGCAAGTAGTCTGTCTAAATTCAGCTGTTTacataaaaacagaaaacttgTGTTACCGACATACAAAAAGACAGCGGAAAAATAAATTGCCATGCACTATAATATCTAGAATATTAAAAAGAATTAATCGATAAAACTTGCAGCTACCTTCAAATTGCAGCTAATGACAACAGAATTAGGTTGACGGGATAATCTATCCACATCATCAATACCAACAACATCTATCTTGTTGTAGACATATACACACTTCATGTATTTACGGTTTCCTTCAATGACATCTATGAAATCATCCACTGTCGCATCCTCACGGAAAAGGATCTGAAAATTGAAGTTGTCAGTTAGTTGGCTCCTTTGATGTAGGTAGGCAATATAGAACAGAAGAAAGAAACTCATACTATGGTATATGTAGAAAGGAAAATTACATAATTTATCAAGATGGTATGGTTCTATCACTGGCAAAAGTTAATTATATCATGATGACTAGCCTAGACAGGTCAAACTCAACAATTCCACACTATACAAAAGGGGTCTGTCTGCTACTCGTAATCACAGTTTTCATTCGATATGAAAGTCTACGTCTACTTGgaaagattttgatgaaaagGAACAAGTGATATCAAGAATTAAACTGCAATATCCATTTACTAAGTTAAATAGTTATACACATTAGAACAAGGGACTAACTATTGGTTATCAAAGAAGTCTCagataaacaaaatgaaatcaCAGCTAAGGAGTTAATTAACTATTTTCAGGCAGCAAAGCAACTTAAGGGTTTTTTATTCcttaaaacaaaatcaattggCAATGAAAAAGATTCAGTGATATCATAGTTGTTGTTAAGCAAGACAAAATCATTCTCCGGTCTCTACCAAATAATTTCAGCATTTTGGGGTGTGGATCTTTGACAAAGTGGTTTGAAATATGATAATAGCTGCTACAGTTATTTTTAGTAAAACTATATAGATATAAAACAATTATTGGGCTTCAGCATAAAAGCTCAAGGTGGCCTAAAGGAAAACACAGCATGCTCACATCACCAAACTGCCATGTTCTACATGTAGAACAGAATTACAACAGACATTACTTTAAAGTTCGCTATATACCTCTGCATTGTGAATTTTGTACTCGTGTAGAATCTGATAACAAAGCTTCTCATCCACATGAGTTAAAGGCATAGTGCTGTTGAATGAAATGCCCCccgtctttttctttttgaaatataTCTGCAAAGAAATATAAAGTTCCGAATTAATGAGaaacaatatataataaatcCAACTAGAACCCACATAAAATATAGGTTTCATGTCATGTATCCAAAAATATCCCTTCACACAAACTTACCTGAGGTGGTCTCTTGTTTAACCGCAAACCGACAGCTTCCAACTCCTTAGTCAATATTTGCCTATGACCCTCACTCTGACACATTAAGAAAGTACGTTATAgcaagaaaattgaaattttagcAATCTTAAATTAAAGAAACCCCACAAATATTCTAACCAGTTCCAACACAACGTGAACCAATTCCACAGGCAACATGGATTTAGGAAAAAGATCAACAAGATACACAAGCATTGTGGTATAACAATATATTCTTTGTATGGTATGAGGTCTGAAAGAATAAATGATTaaaggaatgaaaagaaagggAGAAAAGCAAAACATGTTGAGCTGACATTCACTGAATTTGCTTACCAAATGGAGCAAGTTAGAAACATTATCCAGTAATATGATGATCTTATATAATTGGATAAAAGAGTTATGAAagtgaaaatatatattatatataaaagtaaaaaCTGAAGTGATAGCACAAAAATATTACACGATGAAAAAGCAACCAGTTAGGGTGTCTTTAATGATAATGTGATTCAACACAATCATAGAATATGTATTAATATTATCGGTTGTTAGAATAGTAATTTACTGCAACAGccaaaatatgattttatttatcatCTTAGAAATACACAcaactaaaaaaattgaaaaacaactTTAGAAAATGGCAAATTGCACTTACTTTGGAGGCATCAAGAACCATCAATACTATGTCTGAAGATTTAGCAACAGCAATAACCTGAGAAAACATTCACCAAACAAAAATCCTTTCAATGTTTATAAACAAAACCATGTTTCCCAAAGCAGTAATTTAAAAAAACCAAGCTTCATATTCCAGACAGTGCTACCTCTGATGTATTAGGAAATAAAACAGCATTATTTGCAAGCTGATTATCAATTAATAGATGCCAAAAATACCGTAAACGCAAGCGATTACTGGGATGATAGAAACAAGGAATTTTAGTTTTACCTGTCTACCACGTCCCTTGCCTTCAGAAGCACCCTCAATAATTCCAGGAAGATCAAGCAACTGAATTTTAGTATCATTGTAGTGTATAATCCCAGGAATGCAAGTCAACGTTGTGAACTCATAAGATGCAGCCTCTGAATGAGTGCCCGTTAATAATGTCAAAAGTGTAGACTTTCCCACACTGGCAAATGAAAAGGCAAAACATTACAATCGCTACATTTGAGGAAATGAATCCCAATACAACCTTAATTAATTTAGATATTAAtagtaaataaaatacataaatgGGAAAATAGTATTATGGGAGGCGGACCTTGGAAAACCAATCAGTGAAACACGTCCATGTCCAAATTTCGTAACTTCAAATCCGTCTCCACCGCCA from Trifolium pratense cultivar HEN17-A07 linkage group LG5, ARS_RC_1.1, whole genome shotgun sequence encodes:
- the LOC123883103 gene encoding developmentally-regulated G-protein 2 — its product is MGIIEKIKEIEAEMARTQKNKATEYHLGQLKAKIAKLRTQLLEPPKGSSGGGDGFEVTKFGHGRVSLIGFPSVGKSTLLTLLTGTHSEAASYEFTTLTCIPGIIHYNDTKIQLLDLPGIIEGASEGKGRGRQVIAVAKSSDIVLMVLDASKSEGHRQILTKELEAVGLRLNKRPPQIYFKKKKTGGISFNSTMPLTHVDEKLCYQILHEYKIHNAEILFREDATVDDFIDVIEGNRKYMKCVYVYNKIDVVGIDDVDRLSRQPNSVVISCNLKLNLDRLLARMWDEMGLVRVYTKPQGQQPDFGDPVVLSADRGGCSVEDFCNHIHRSLVKDVKYVLVWGTSARHYPQHCGLSHVLNDEDVVQIVKKKETDEGGRGRFKSHSDAPARISDRQKKAPLKQ